Proteins encoded together in one Pontiella desulfatans window:
- a CDS encoding DNA recombination protein RmuC gives MLTTLLLVAVLVVLGVVLLLQLTGATRINTRMDESSRQGEERFLRLENFFQTLEKELREDVEGVRRKVDESLERNNRQLGERVKELIETNERRLGEISGKVEERLDKGFERTTSVFSDVLKRLALIDKAQEKIAELSGNVVSLQEVLSDKRSRGAFGEVQLNALISNIMPENSYSLQHTFENGVRADCVLFLPEPTGTICIDSKFPLESYQRMVDFELGDADRKSAEQQFRQDIKKHIRDIAGKYIIPGVTSDGAMMFIPAEAVFAEIHGHYPELVEEAQRARVWLASPTTMMAVLTTSRAVLKDAATRKQVHIIQEHLVALSKDFERFQGRMDSLANRIRMAHDDVDKVNVSARKISNRFSKIEKVELEGEEDLQALAIGEEPED, from the coding sequence ATGCTGACGACGCTGTTACTTGTTGCGGTTCTGGTGGTTTTGGGGGTTGTTTTATTGCTCCAGCTGACCGGGGCCACCCGAATAAACACCCGGATGGACGAATCCTCCCGGCAGGGCGAAGAACGCTTCCTGCGCCTGGAAAACTTTTTCCAAACCTTGGAAAAGGAGCTTCGCGAGGATGTCGAGGGTGTGCGCAGGAAGGTGGACGAATCGTTGGAGCGCAACAACCGCCAGTTGGGCGAGCGCGTCAAGGAGCTGATCGAGACCAACGAACGCCGCCTGGGCGAAATCAGCGGCAAGGTTGAGGAGCGTCTCGATAAGGGTTTCGAAAGAACCACCTCCGTCTTCAGCGATGTGCTCAAGCGGTTGGCCTTGATCGACAAGGCGCAGGAAAAGATTGCGGAGCTTTCCGGCAACGTGGTTTCGCTGCAGGAAGTACTTTCCGACAAGCGCTCGCGCGGGGCCTTTGGCGAGGTGCAGCTGAATGCGCTCATCTCCAACATCATGCCGGAAAACAGCTATTCGCTGCAGCATACGTTCGAAAACGGCGTGCGTGCGGACTGTGTGCTTTTCCTTCCCGAACCCACCGGCACCATCTGCATCGACTCCAAGTTTCCACTCGAAAGCTACCAGCGCATGGTCGATTTCGAACTGGGCGATGCCGACCGTAAATCGGCCGAGCAGCAGTTCCGCCAGGATATCAAGAAACACATCCGGGACATCGCCGGCAAATACATCATCCCGGGGGTAACCTCCGATGGCGCCATGATGTTTATTCCGGCGGAGGCCGTCTTTGCCGAAATCCACGGCCACTATCCGGAACTGGTCGAGGAGGCGCAGCGGGCTCGCGTTTGGCTGGCATCGCCGACCACGATGATGGCCGTGCTCACCACCTCCCGCGCCGTGCTCAAGGATGCGGCGACACGCAAGCAGGTGCACATTATCCAGGAGCACCTCGTGGCGCTCTCGAAGGATTTCGAACGGTTCCAGGGTCGCATGGATTCCTTGGCCAACCGCATCCGCATGGCCCACGATGATGTCGACAAGGTCAATGTTTCGGCCCGCAAGATCTCAAACCGTTTTTCTAAGATTGAAAAGGTGGAACTCGAAGGCGAGGAGGATCTCCAGGCGTTGGCGATTGGGGAAGAGCCCGAAGATTAG
- the hydE gene encoding [FeFe] hydrogenase H-cluster radical SAM maturase HydE yields MVLNILEKAKRKENLCVEEIEALLTISDPDELQALYDAAYYIKEQYVGKIAYFRGLIECSNLCMKDCYYCGIRKSNKNVERFLMDEEEIFKEALWAYEAEYGSCVIQSGERQDTAYIEMIERVVKRIHEASNRELGITLSLGEQTEEVYRRWRKAGASRYLLRIETTNPELYARIHPEDHSMETRKECLAALRRTGYQVGTGVMMGLPGQTMRDLANDILFLKEIDIDMVGMGPYIPHSDTPMGEEVPPYTDEQKKDALTLGLKMIAVTRIVLKDINIAAATALQALEYTGREQGLKCGANVIMPNVTETEFRPKYQLYDNKPCTDENSSMCRGCLSGRISGIGEEVGFNERGDSPHFHKRVKGA; encoded by the coding sequence ATGGTTTTGAATATATTGGAGAAGGCGAAGCGGAAAGAAAATCTTTGCGTGGAGGAAATCGAGGCGCTGCTGACAATCTCCGACCCGGACGAGCTGCAGGCGCTATACGATGCGGCCTACTACATCAAGGAGCAGTATGTCGGGAAGATCGCCTATTTCCGCGGGCTGATCGAGTGCAGCAACCTGTGCATGAAGGATTGCTACTATTGCGGCATCCGCAAAAGCAACAAGAACGTTGAGCGCTTCCTGATGGACGAGGAGGAAATCTTCAAGGAAGCCTTGTGGGCCTACGAAGCGGAATATGGCTCCTGCGTTATCCAGTCCGGCGAGCGCCAGGATACCGCCTACATCGAAATGATCGAGCGGGTCGTGAAGCGGATCCATGAAGCATCCAACCGCGAACTCGGCATTACGCTTTCGCTAGGGGAACAGACGGAAGAGGTTTACCGCCGCTGGCGCAAGGCCGGAGCAAGCCGCTACCTGCTGCGCATCGAAACCACCAATCCGGAACTCTATGCCCGGATTCATCCGGAAGACCATTCGATGGAAACCCGCAAGGAATGCCTGGCCGCATTGCGCCGCACGGGCTACCAGGTTGGAACGGGCGTCATGATGGGATTGCCTGGGCAGACGATGCGCGATCTGGCGAACGACATTCTTTTCCTGAAGGAGATCGATATCGACATGGTCGGAATGGGGCCCTACATCCCGCATTCCGACACGCCGATGGGCGAGGAGGTTCCGCCCTATACCGACGAGCAGAAAAAGGATGCCCTCACGCTGGGCCTAAAGATGATTGCCGTAACCCGCATCGTGCTGAAGGATATCAATATTGCAGCAGCGACGGCGCTGCAGGCGTTGGAATACACGGGCCGTGAGCAAGGCCTCAAATGCGGCGCCAACGTCATTATGCCCAATGTGACCGAAACCGAATTCCGCCCGAAATACCAGCTTTACGACAACAAGCCGTGCACCGATGAAAACTCGTCCATGTGCCGGGGTTGCCTGAGTGGCCGGATCTCGGGGATTGGCGAGGAGGTTGGCTTCAACGAACGCGGCGATTCGCCGCATTTCCATAAGCGGGTAAAGGGGGCGTAG
- the hydG gene encoding [FeFe] hydrogenase H-cluster radical SAM maturase HydG: MKRGLPKVETEGLKSFIPEDEIADWLEKTKNPTPERVREIIQRSLDKNRLEPEEMATLINADSPELAEEIFEGARRLKELVYGNRIVLFAPLYIGNDCVNNCQYCGFRCTNKEVARKTLTMPELDSEIKALVNKGHKRLILVYGEHPQYDAQFIHDTVMEVYAQKHGNGEIRRVNINAAPLDIEGFKLVKSAGIGTYQIFQETYHRETYAKVHPSGPKSDFLWRLHGLDRAQEAGIDDVGIGALMGLGDWRFETMALLYHTIHLEERFKVGPHTISFPRIEPAIGTDTGQYPGVNDFDFKRLVAILRLAVPYTGLILTCRESVELRNDIIKFGVSQIDAGSDIGVGAYSTQDEESYKKSQFVLNDGRSLDQVIRELCEADFIPSFCTGCYRLGRTGEHFMEFAVPGFVKRFCTPNAILTFLEYMEDYSSPETKKAGMIQIERELERMPQSDQKAKLTERIQQVKQGARDLYF; this comes from the coding sequence ATGAAACGTGGATTGCCGAAAGTTGAAACCGAGGGGTTGAAGAGCTTCATTCCTGAGGACGAGATTGCGGATTGGCTGGAAAAGACCAAGAACCCGACACCGGAACGCGTGCGGGAAATCATCCAGCGGTCGTTGGATAAGAACCGGCTGGAGCCGGAGGAGATGGCGACGCTGATCAATGCCGACTCGCCGGAGCTCGCCGAGGAAATCTTCGAGGGTGCGCGCAGGTTGAAGGAGCTGGTCTACGGCAACCGCATCGTGCTCTTCGCGCCGCTATACATCGGAAACGACTGCGTAAACAACTGCCAATACTGCGGCTTCCGCTGCACCAACAAGGAAGTGGCACGCAAGACGCTGACCATGCCGGAGCTCGATAGCGAGATCAAGGCGCTGGTCAACAAGGGGCACAAACGCCTGATCCTGGTCTACGGCGAACATCCGCAATACGACGCGCAGTTCATCCACGACACCGTGATGGAGGTCTATGCCCAGAAGCACGGCAACGGCGAGATCCGCCGCGTGAACATCAATGCCGCACCGCTGGATATCGAAGGCTTCAAGTTGGTCAAGTCGGCGGGCATCGGAACGTATCAGATTTTCCAGGAAACCTACCATCGCGAAACCTATGCCAAGGTGCATCCTTCAGGCCCCAAGAGCGATTTTCTCTGGCGGCTCCACGGCCTCGACCGCGCGCAGGAGGCGGGCATCGACGACGTGGGCATCGGCGCGCTGATGGGGCTGGGCGACTGGCGCTTCGAAACGATGGCGCTGCTCTACCATACGATCCACCTCGAGGAGCGTTTCAAGGTTGGGCCGCATACGATTTCGTTCCCGCGCATCGAGCCCGCCATCGGAACGGATACCGGGCAGTATCCGGGCGTTAACGATTTTGACTTCAAGCGGTTGGTTGCAATTCTGCGCTTGGCGGTTCCGTACACGGGGCTGATCCTGACGTGCCGCGAGTCGGTCGAACTGCGCAACGATATCATCAAGTTTGGCGTGTCGCAGATCGATGCCGGCTCGGATATCGGCGTCGGGGCCTATTCGACGCAGGACGAGGAGTCGTACAAGAAGAGCCAGTTCGTCCTCAACGACGGACGCTCGCTCGACCAGGTGATCCGTGAACTGTGCGAGGCCGACTTTATCCCGTCGTTCTGCACCGGGTGCTACCGCCTCGGCCGGACGGGCGAGCATTTCATGGAGTTCGCCGTGCCGGGCTTCGTCAAACGTTTTTGCACGCCCAATGCGATCCTGACCTTCCTCGAATACATGGAGGACTATTCCTCGCCCGAAACCAAAAAGGCGGGCATGATCCAGATCGAACGCGAACTCGAACGCATGCCCCAAAGCGACCAAAAAGCAAAGCTGACCGAGCGCATCCAGCAGGTGAAGCAGGGCGCCCGCGATCTTTATTTTTAA
- the hydF gene encoding [FeFe] hydrogenase H-cluster maturation GTPase HydF — MKTAPKSLRLHIALFGRTNVGKSSFLNLVAGQDVSIVSEQAGTTTDVVEKPMELLPIGPVVFLDTAGIDDTTALGEKRIDRTERVFDRADVILLLHEGCQTTDFEKSVEAKAAEKKIPVINVANKADLSNPSDPSFLRCNSTDLASRDHVLAALKAELLRVCPDEFITPPPLMGDLVKPGGLAMLVVPIDLQAPKGRLILPQVQTIRDALDNDAASLVCKEREYAHMLAILKQKPDVAICDSQMVLKMVADTPPEIPCTTFSILFARLKGDLRKFARGAAAIDKLEPGDKVLIAESCSHHALEDDIGRVKIPRWLRQYVGVDVRIDVYSGRDFPDNLSEYKLAVQCGGCMQNRREVLSRIEKCEAAGVPITNYGMCIAQTQGVLRRVLSPFPAALDAYENA; from the coding sequence ATGAAAACCGCACCTAAAAGCTTAAGACTGCACATCGCCTTGTTTGGCCGCACCAACGTCGGGAAATCCAGTTTCCTGAACCTGGTGGCCGGCCAGGACGTGTCGATTGTCTCAGAACAGGCCGGCACCACGACCGACGTGGTGGAAAAGCCGATGGAACTGCTGCCGATCGGCCCCGTGGTCTTCCTCGACACCGCCGGCATCGACGACACCACGGCGCTCGGGGAAAAGCGCATCGACCGCACCGAGCGCGTCTTCGACCGCGCCGATGTGATTTTGCTGCTCCACGAAGGGTGCCAAACCACCGACTTTGAAAAGAGCGTGGAAGCCAAGGCGGCCGAGAAGAAAATCCCGGTGATCAACGTGGCCAACAAGGCGGATCTGTCGAATCCGTCCGATCCTTCCTTCCTTCGGTGCAACAGCACCGACCTCGCTTCGCGCGACCATGTCCTGGCGGCCCTCAAGGCCGAGCTGTTGCGGGTGTGTCCGGATGAATTCATCACCCCGCCGCCGCTGATGGGCGATTTGGTGAAGCCGGGCGGGCTCGCCATGCTGGTGGTGCCGATCGACCTGCAGGCGCCCAAGGGCCGCCTGATCCTGCCGCAGGTGCAGACCATCCGCGATGCGCTCGACAACGATGCGGCATCGCTGGTTTGCAAGGAGCGCGAATATGCGCACATGCTCGCCATCCTGAAGCAAAAACCGGATGTGGCGATATGCGATTCCCAGATGGTGCTCAAGATGGTGGCCGATACGCCGCCGGAGATTCCCTGCACCACCTTTTCGATCCTGTTCGCGCGGTTGAAGGGCGACCTGCGCAAGTTTGCCCGCGGTGCGGCGGCCATCGACAAGCTGGAGCCGGGCGACAAGGTGCTGATTGCCGAATCGTGCAGCCACCATGCGCTGGAGGACGATATTGGCCGGGTGAAGATCCCGCGCTGGCTCCGGCAGTATGTTGGCGTCGATGTGCGGATCGATGTCTATTCCGGCCGCGACTTTCCGGACAACCTGTCCGAATACAAGCTGGCGGTGCAGTGCGGCGGCTGCATGCAGAACCGCCGCGAGGTGCTTTCAAGAATTGAAAAATGCGAAGCGGCCGGTGTGCCGATCACGAACTATGGAATGTGCATTGCCCAAACCCAAGGGGTGCTAAGACGGGTGTTGTCCCCGTTCCCTGCGGCACTGGATGCGTATGAAAATGCGTGA
- a CDS encoding aspartate ammonia-lyase, which produces MNTRTEKDLLGEKQIPADAPWGIHTARALENFPIPGRPVPPALIAALAQVKKACALANKELGLLSPEKAAAVIYACEEIQASNGNYPLSALQGGAGTSTNMMLNELIANKAGSTVHPIEDVNLHQSTNDVYPTAVKVAAIQGLRGLAEKVEALQGAFQRLENKFAHIPTIGKTELVEAVPLTLGAEFGAFAEAFARDRWRTFKCEERLRVINLGGTAVGTGLTAPRSYIFLVTDKLREVTGLGLSRGENLVDQTANADAFVEVSGILKACAANLLKICGDLRLLHMNKRIKLPAVQAGSSIMPGKVNPVILESVMQIGIKVQANDFIVTECASRGSLQINEFMPLLAAALLESMELLGAACHMLSTHAEGIVADEAECERQFNASVEIVTAFLPAIGYDRSTELVKQFDGATDFRTYLENQLGTELVEKTLSPQNLMALGHRT; this is translated from the coding sequence ATGAACACCAGAACCGAAAAAGATTTATTAGGGGAAAAGCAAATTCCGGCCGATGCCCCGTGGGGCATCCATACCGCGCGGGCCTTGGAAAACTTCCCGATTCCCGGACGCCCGGTGCCGCCGGCCCTCATCGCCGCGCTTGCCCAGGTTAAAAAGGCCTGCGCGCTGGCCAACAAGGAGCTCGGGCTCCTCTCTCCGGAAAAGGCCGCCGCCGTCATCTATGCCTGTGAAGAAATCCAGGCATCAAATGGAAACTATCCCTTGTCCGCGCTCCAAGGCGGGGCCGGCACCTCGACCAACATGATGCTCAATGAACTCATTGCCAACAAGGCCGGGAGCACCGTCCATCCCATAGAAGACGTCAACCTCCACCAGTCCACCAACGATGTCTACCCAACCGCCGTCAAGGTTGCCGCCATCCAAGGGTTGCGCGGATTGGCGGAAAAAGTCGAGGCGTTGCAGGGCGCCTTCCAACGGTTGGAAAACAAGTTCGCCCACATCCCAACCATCGGGAAAACCGAACTCGTCGAAGCCGTTCCGCTAACCCTCGGCGCGGAATTCGGCGCCTTTGCCGAAGCCTTTGCCCGCGACCGCTGGCGCACCTTCAAGTGCGAGGAACGCCTGCGCGTCATCAACCTGGGCGGCACGGCCGTCGGCACCGGGCTCACCGCACCGCGCAGCTATATATTCCTCGTGACCGACAAGCTCCGGGAGGTCACCGGCCTTGGACTGAGTCGCGGCGAAAACCTGGTCGATCAAACGGCCAACGCCGATGCATTCGTCGAGGTGTCCGGCATCCTGAAAGCCTGTGCCGCCAACCTGCTTAAAATCTGCGGCGACCTGCGCCTGCTGCACATGAACAAACGAATCAAGCTACCCGCCGTGCAGGCCGGTTCTTCGATCATGCCGGGCAAGGTCAATCCGGTGATCCTCGAAAGTGTCATGCAGATCGGCATCAAGGTGCAGGCCAACGATTTCATCGTCACCGAATGCGCCTCGCGCGGCAGTTTGCAGATCAACGAATTCATGCCGTTGCTCGCAGCGGCCCTGCTCGAATCGATGGAGCTGCTCGGCGCGGCCTGCCATATGCTCTCAACGCATGCCGAAGGCATCGTGGCCGACGAGGCCGAATGCGAACGCCAGTTTAATGCCTCGGTTGAAATCGTCACCGCCTTCCTTCCGGCCATTGGCTACGACCGCTCCACCGAACTCGTTAAACAATTCGATGGCGCAACCGATTTCCGGACATATCTTGAAAACCAATTGGGGACGGAGCTGGTCGAAAAAACCCTTTCCCCGCAAAACCTCATGGCCCTGGGGCACCGAACGTGA
- a CDS encoding TM1266 family iron-only hydrogenase system putative regulator: protein MEKRLGFVGLIIEDRESNAATVNTLLSEFGDMILARTGVPCPERNCSAITLVIDATTDQLGSLTGKLGRVSGVSVKSMLSKMATP from the coding sequence ATGGAAAAACGCCTGGGCTTTGTGGGCCTAATCATCGAAGACCGCGAATCGAACGCGGCCACCGTCAACACGTTGCTGTCCGAATTCGGCGATATGATTCTCGCGCGCACCGGCGTGCCATGCCCCGAACGCAACTGCTCCGCCATCACCCTCGTCATCGATGCCACCACCGACCAGCTCGGTTCCCTTACCGGGAAACTCGGCCGCGTTTCCGGCGTTTCCGTTAAATCCATGTTGAGCAAAATGGCCACTCCTTGA
- a CDS encoding SHD1 domain-containing protein, producing MKISFLLIGLLLACSAAFAEPRVWTLKNGKTLEAEFVSMIGGKVSLKTDRGKVIKVPEEDMSAEDITYIELSSPPDLDLSASRTTKQRVFADSLSELPSAMYNDFTAVVKQKSTRPYNHELTLEFFVVGEEKAGDKFILLDYKKENFRLSDGSRSVFELPSKTIELIEFEMNGQLRGELYEGYMLVVTDSRGEVIAHRAKNEDWFTHIENLRKLPVGKMFDDNCERAWPTRPKRFY from the coding sequence ATGAAAATTTCATTTCTATTGATTGGTTTGCTGTTGGCCTGCTCGGCGGCTTTCGCGGAACCCCGGGTGTGGACGCTGAAAAACGGAAAGACGCTTGAGGCCGAATTCGTTTCCATGATTGGCGGAAAGGTTTCCCTCAAAACAGACCGGGGCAAGGTCATTAAGGTTCCGGAAGAGGACATGTCGGCGGAGGATATCACGTATATCGAACTGAGCTCTCCTCCGGATTTGGATCTTTCGGCCTCCAGAACCACCAAGCAGCGCGTGTTCGCCGACAGCCTGAGTGAGCTCCCGAGTGCGATGTACAACGACTTCACCGCCGTGGTGAAGCAAAAGTCCACCCGCCCATACAACCACGAGTTGACCCTGGAGTTTTTCGTGGTTGGAGAGGAAAAGGCCGGCGACAAGTTCATCCTGCTCGACTACAAAAAGGAAAACTTCCGGCTCTCGGACGGCAGCAGGAGCGTCTTCGAGCTGCCCAGCAAAACGATCGAGCTCATCGAGTTCGAAATGAATGGCCAGCTGCGGGGCGAGCTATACGAAGGCTATATGCTGGTCGTGACCGACAGCCGTGGCGAAGTCATTGCCCATAGAGCCAAAAATGAAGATTGGTTCACCCATATCGAAAACCTCAGGAAACTCCCCGTTGGCAAAATGTTCGACGACAACTGCGAACGGGCATGGCCAACCCGCCCCAAACGCTTTTACTAG